The following coding sequences are from one Oryzisolibacter sp. LB2S window:
- a CDS encoding GNAT family N-acetyltransferase, with protein sequence MNQKLSFLLGPGGGTAALFFGFKSLTGAEVFRFAAKTLVPGVVPALPPDWRYVELRTPADVAALEPGVRAQLGAQSGAGPEQLVRRGASLHALLCGDAVVAQLNIETSPACEVDDPKLTLHLAEGDSFLGFLHTWPEFRRRGAAQLLIAATEQVLRERGLKRLVTHVRATNVPSMAAFKNLGYRFNALVFSKTSGMLLGALGMRRLGLQALPVRQGGR encoded by the coding sequence ATGAATCAGAAGCTGTCATTTCTTCTCGGACCGGGGGGGGGCACGGCCGCCTTGTTCTTTGGCTTCAAGTCCTTGACCGGAGCCGAGGTTTTCCGCTTCGCCGCCAAGACCCTGGTGCCGGGCGTCGTGCCTGCCTTGCCACCCGACTGGCGCTACGTGGAGTTGCGCACCCCGGCCGACGTGGCAGCACTTGAGCCGGGCGTGCGGGCGCAGTTGGGGGCTCAGTCGGGGGCCGGGCCGGAGCAGCTGGTGCGACGCGGTGCCAGCTTGCATGCCCTGCTGTGCGGCGACGCCGTGGTGGCTCAGCTCAACATAGAGACGAGTCCGGCCTGTGAAGTGGATGACCCCAAGCTCACTCTGCATCTGGCCGAGGGCGACAGCTTCCTCGGCTTCCTGCACACTTGGCCGGAGTTTCGCCGCCGCGGCGCGGCGCAGCTGCTGATTGCGGCCACCGAGCAAGTCCTGCGTGAGCGAGGGCTGAAGCGCCTCGTGACCCATGTGCGCGCCACCAATGTGCCGTCGATGGCTGCATTCAAGAACCTGGGCTACCGTTTCAATGCCCTGGTGTTCAGCAAGACCTCGGGAATGTTGCTTGGTGCATTGGGTATGCGACGCTTGGGTTTGCAGGCTTTGCCAGTACGCCAAGGCGGGCGTTGA
- a CDS encoding GNAT family N-acetyltransferase encodes MKPSMESTWVCDIVTDDVLAQEKDTPLHGHASGDQAFCTPHALRAWAQAFLPGRGWSGPLRYVRLRRNGQSQALIPFARQQIACFRIDSLAGYYWPFRSLRLAAQPVGAMDVAGALGHALARRPPGAVLRFGPISSRDDAMHAVLRQLVAAGWRYRAKATGAVFELDLSAGLDALKQKCSDSLLKHIEYSRRRLTRTMGEVRCERHELSGDDQALLDILAGIESRSWLARKGGDLKFMGSANQCFWTQMGREPDPHARSVCWVLYCGEQPVAFSAHVETDTALYVLANSYDEQWKSHSPGSVLTYEVLRDAIARRKRLFDWGQGDSGYKQRWGAQDASLLYDVIAFRPGLFGGLLAWVAGKALRGWDARLDMSR; translated from the coding sequence TTGAAACCGTCGATGGAAAGCACATGGGTCTGCGACATTGTCACTGACGATGTCCTGGCCCAGGAAAAGGACACCCCTCTTCACGGCCATGCGAGCGGTGATCAGGCATTCTGCACACCCCACGCCCTGCGGGCCTGGGCCCAGGCCTTTCTGCCGGGACGCGGCTGGAGTGGGCCCTTGCGCTATGTACGCCTGCGGCGCAACGGCCAGTCGCAGGCCCTGATCCCATTCGCACGGCAGCAGATCGCCTGCTTCCGCATCGACTCCCTGGCCGGGTACTACTGGCCGTTTCGCAGCCTTCGTCTGGCGGCGCAGCCCGTAGGGGCCATGGACGTGGCTGGCGCCCTAGGGCATGCGCTGGCCCGTAGACCGCCGGGGGCGGTGCTGCGCTTCGGGCCGATTTCCAGCCGGGACGACGCCATGCACGCCGTGCTGCGCCAGCTGGTGGCCGCGGGTTGGCGCTATCGGGCCAAGGCGACCGGCGCGGTGTTCGAGCTCGATCTGTCCGCAGGACTTGATGCCCTCAAGCAAAAGTGCAGCGATTCCCTGCTCAAGCATATCGAATACTCGCGCAGGCGCCTGACCCGGACGATGGGCGAGGTGCGCTGCGAGCGCCACGAGCTGAGCGGCGATGATCAGGCGCTGCTAGACATCCTGGCGGGCATCGAGTCACGCTCCTGGCTGGCCAGGAAGGGCGGCGATCTCAAGTTCATGGGTTCGGCAAATCAGTGTTTCTGGACTCAGATGGGTCGGGAGCCCGACCCTCATGCCCGCTCCGTGTGCTGGGTGCTGTACTGCGGTGAGCAGCCGGTAGCGTTCTCGGCCCATGTGGAAACCGACACGGCGCTGTACGTTCTGGCCAACTCCTATGACGAACAATGGAAGAGTCACAGCCCCGGCTCCGTCCTGACCTACGAGGTGTTGCGCGATGCAATCGCCCGTCGCAAGCGCCTGTTCGACTGGGGGCAGGGGGACTCTGGCTACAAGCAACGCTGGGGCGCACAGGATGCGTCCCTGCTATACGATGTCATAGCGTTCCGGCCCGGTCTGTTCGGCGGGCTGCTGGCCTGGGTTGCTGGCAAGGCCCTGCGCGGCTGGGATGCTCGTCTGGACATGTCGCGTTGA
- a CDS encoding 2-hydroxymuconate tautomerase — protein sequence MPFAQIYMLEGRTEEQKKAVIEKVTQALVEAVGAPQANVRVWIHDVPKENWGIAGVSAKDLGR from the coding sequence ATGCCATTTGCACAGATCTACATGCTCGAAGGCCGCACCGAGGAGCAGAAAAAGGCCGTCATCGAAAAGGTCACCCAGGCCCTCGTCGAGGCCGTGGGCGCGCCGCAGGCCAATGTGCGCGTCTGGATCCACGACGTGCCCAAGGAAAACTGGGGCATCGCCGGGGTCAGCGCCAAGGACTTGGGGCGCTGA
- the dmpH gene encoding 2-oxo-3-hexenedioate decarboxylase gives MALNPSTIAQLAEHLESCQLEARDTPKITDDHPDMDWDDAYAIQDAILQRKLARGARIVGLKAGLTSHAKMQQMGVTDPVFGFLVDEFVVPEGATIQTSELIHPKVEPEIAFVLKTALKGPGCHIGAVLAATDYVLPGIEVIDSRYRDFKFDLKSVVADNTSAARFVVGGRALRPQDVDLRTVGLVLEKSGQPVALGAGAAVLGHPAAAIAALANHLGRRGQEIPAGTLILSGGATEAVSVAAGDNVCLRVQGMGSVGLRFA, from the coding sequence ATGGCACTGAACCCTTCCACCATCGCCCAGCTCGCCGAGCATCTGGAGTCCTGCCAGCTCGAGGCGCGGGACACGCCCAAGATCACCGACGACCATCCCGACATGGACTGGGATGACGCCTACGCCATCCAGGACGCCATCCTGCAGCGCAAGCTCGCGCGCGGCGCGCGCATCGTGGGCCTGAAGGCTGGCCTGACCTCACACGCCAAGATGCAGCAGATGGGCGTGACCGACCCGGTGTTCGGCTTTCTCGTCGACGAGTTCGTCGTGCCCGAGGGCGCGACCATCCAGACCAGCGAGCTCATCCACCCCAAGGTCGAGCCCGAGATCGCCTTCGTGCTCAAGACCGCGCTCAAGGGCCCGGGCTGCCACATCGGCGCCGTGCTGGCCGCCACCGACTATGTGCTGCCCGGCATCGAGGTCATCGACAGCCGCTACCGCGACTTCAAGTTCGACCTCAAGAGCGTGGTGGCCGACAACACCTCGGCCGCGCGTTTCGTCGTCGGTGGCCGCGCGCTGCGCCCGCAGGACGTGGACCTGCGCACCGTGGGCCTGGTGCTCGAGAAGAGCGGCCAGCCCGTGGCCCTGGGCGCGGGCGCTGCCGTGCTCGGCCACCCGGCCGCGGCCATTGCCGCGCTGGCCAACCACCTGGGCCGCAGGGGCCAGGAGATTCCGGCCGGCACGCTGATCCTCTCGGGCGGCGCCACCGAGGCCGTGTCCGTGGCAGCGGGCGACAACGTCTGCCTGCGCGTGCAGGGCATGGGCAGCGTGGGCCTGCGCTTTGCGTGA
- a CDS encoding MBL fold metallo-hydrolase has product MLHYLTIPVTAFQQNCSLVWCDQTMEAAVIDPGGDLDRLLAEVQRLGLSLKAIWLTHAHIDHAGGTGELAERLKLPVIGPHEGDQFWIDGLPQQSAMFGFPPALAFAPTRWLHDGDQVTIGREALNVRHCPGHTPGHVVFHAPQIDRCFVGDVLFAGSIGRTDFPQGNHQQLIDSITGRLWPMGDQTVFIPGHGPESTFGRERRSNPYVGGT; this is encoded by the coding sequence ATGCTCCACTACCTCACCATCCCCGTCACCGCCTTCCAGCAGAATTGCTCCCTCGTCTGGTGCGACCAGACCATGGAGGCCGCCGTCATCGACCCGGGCGGAGACCTGGATCGGCTGCTCGCCGAGGTGCAGCGCCTGGGCCTCTCGCTCAAGGCGATCTGGCTCACGCACGCGCACATCGACCATGCGGGCGGCACGGGCGAGCTGGCCGAGCGCCTGAAGCTGCCCGTCATCGGCCCGCACGAGGGCGACCAGTTCTGGATCGACGGCCTGCCGCAGCAAAGCGCGATGTTCGGCTTTCCGCCCGCGCTGGCGTTTGCGCCCACGCGCTGGCTGCATGACGGCGATCAGGTCACGATTGGCCGCGAGGCCCTGAACGTGCGCCACTGCCCGGGCCACACTCCCGGCCATGTGGTGTTCCACGCGCCGCAGATCGACCGCTGCTTCGTGGGTGACGTGCTGTTCGCGGGCAGCATAGGCCGCACGGACTTTCCGCAGGGCAACCACCAGCAGCTCATCGACAGCATCACCGGCCGCCTGTGGCCCATGGGCGACCAGACGGTATTCATTCCCGGCCACGGCCCCGAGAGCACCTTCGGGCGCGAGCGGCGCAGCAATCCCTATGTGGGCGGCACCTGA
- a CDS encoding 2-hydroxymuconic semialdehyde dehydrogenase, producing MKEFLNFINGEYVRNTSGKTFDNINPVNGQVIGRIHEAGQAEVDAAVTAARAALKGDWGRLSVVQRCKLLDAVALEINRRFDDFLQAEIADTGKPHHLASHVDIPRGAANFQIFIDTIKSTATESFNMRTPDGKTALSYGVRVPRGVIAVVCPWNLPLLLMTWKVGPALACGNTVVVKPSEETPATATLLGEVMNAVGMPRGVYNVVHGFGPGSAGEFLTRHPGVNGVTFTGETRTGSAIMKAAADGVRPVSLEMGGKNAAVVFADCDFQVTIDTLTRSCFENAGQVCLGTERVYVERPIFEKVVAALKERAEAMKPGDPFDKDTKIGPLISKKHQAKVLGLYKTAKDEGAQIVTGGGIPDMPEQLQDGSWIQPTIWTGLPETATVVTEEIFGPCCHISPFDSEEEVLSKVNANRYGLATAVFTQDIGRANRLAHQIEVGLCWINAWFLRDLRTPFGGSKQSGIGREGGVHSLEFYTELRNVMVKF from the coding sequence ATGAAAGAGTTTCTCAACTTCATCAACGGCGAATATGTTCGCAACACCAGCGGCAAGACGTTCGACAACATCAACCCCGTCAACGGCCAGGTCATCGGCCGCATACACGAGGCCGGCCAGGCCGAGGTCGATGCGGCCGTGACTGCGGCGCGCGCCGCGCTCAAGGGCGACTGGGGCCGGCTGTCGGTGGTCCAGCGCTGCAAGCTGCTGGACGCCGTGGCGCTCGAGATCAACCGGCGCTTCGACGACTTCCTGCAGGCCGAGATTGCCGACACCGGCAAGCCCCACCACCTGGCCTCGCACGTGGACATTCCGCGCGGCGCGGCCAATTTCCAGATCTTCATCGACACCATCAAGAGCACGGCCACCGAGTCGTTCAACATGCGCACGCCCGACGGCAAGACGGCGCTTTCCTACGGCGTGCGCGTGCCGCGCGGCGTGATTGCCGTGGTCTGCCCCTGGAACCTGCCGCTCTTGCTCATGACGTGGAAGGTCGGCCCGGCGCTGGCCTGCGGCAACACCGTGGTCGTCAAGCCCAGCGAGGAAACCCCGGCCACGGCCACGCTGCTAGGCGAAGTCATGAACGCAGTCGGCATGCCCCGGGGGGTGTACAACGTCGTGCATGGCTTTGGCCCGGGCTCGGCGGGTGAATTCCTCACCAGGCACCCTGGTGTGAACGGCGTGACCTTCACCGGCGAAACGCGCACCGGCAGCGCCATCATGAAGGCCGCCGCCGACGGCGTGCGCCCCGTGTCGCTGGAGATGGGCGGCAAGAACGCCGCCGTGGTGTTTGCCGACTGCGACTTCCAGGTGACGATAGACACGCTCACGCGCTCGTGCTTCGAGAACGCCGGCCAAGTCTGCCTGGGCACCGAGCGCGTCTACGTCGAGCGCCCGATCTTCGAGAAGGTGGTCGCTGCCTTGAAGGAGCGTGCAGAGGCCATGAAGCCCGGCGACCCGTTCGACAAGGACACCAAGATCGGCCCGCTGATCAGCAAGAAGCACCAGGCCAAGGTGCTGGGCCTGTACAAGACCGCCAAGGACGAGGGCGCGCAGATTGTCACCGGCGGCGGCATCCCCGACATGCCCGAGCAGCTTCAGGACGGCTCCTGGATCCAGCCCACCATCTGGACCGGCCTGCCCGAGACCGCCACCGTGGTGACGGAAGAAATCTTCGGCCCCTGCTGCCACATCAGCCCGTTCGACAGCGAGGAGGAGGTGCTCTCCAAGGTCAACGCCAACCGCTACGGCCTGGCCACGGCCGTCTTCACGCAGGACATCGGCCGCGCCAACCGCCTGGCGCATCAGATCGAGGTCGGCCTGTGCTGGATCAACGCCTGGTTCCTGCGCGACCTGCGTACGCCGTTCGGCGGCTCCAAGCAATCCGGCATAGGCCGCGAGGGCGGCGTGCACTCGCTGGAGTTCTACACCGAGCTGCGCAATGTGATGGTGAAGTTTTAG
- the dmpE gene encoding 2-oxopent-4-enoate hydratase, with protein MEHTQIDQLGAELYEALTQRRMLEPLTNRHPGITIEDAYAIQQRMLARRLAAGEKVVGKKIGVTSQAVMDMLGVFQPDFGWLTDGMVYNEGQAIPADTLIQPKAEGEIAFVLKKTLKGPGVTAADVLAATEGVMACFEIVDSRIRDWKIKIQDTVADNASCGVFVLGDRLVDPRDVDLGTCGMVLEKNGDIVATGAGAAALGHPANAVAWLANTLGALGIALEAGEVVLSGSLGIMVPVKAGDNLRVTIGGIGGCSVRFV; from the coding sequence ATGGAACACACGCAAATCGACCAACTGGGCGCCGAGCTCTACGAGGCGCTGACGCAGCGACGCATGCTCGAGCCCCTGACCAACCGCCACCCCGGCATCACCATAGAGGACGCCTACGCCATCCAGCAGCGCATGCTCGCGCGCCGCCTGGCCGCCGGCGAAAAGGTCGTGGGCAAGAAGATCGGCGTCACCAGCCAGGCCGTGATGGACATGCTCGGCGTGTTCCAGCCCGACTTCGGCTGGCTCACCGATGGCATGGTCTACAACGAGGGCCAGGCCATCCCCGCGGACACACTGATCCAGCCCAAGGCCGAGGGCGAGATCGCCTTCGTGCTGAAGAAAACCCTCAAGGGCCCGGGCGTCACCGCCGCCGACGTGCTCGCCGCCACCGAGGGCGTGATGGCCTGCTTCGAGATCGTCGATTCGCGCATCCGCGACTGGAAGATCAAGATCCAGGACACCGTGGCCGACAACGCCAGCTGCGGCGTGTTCGTGCTCGGCGACCGCCTGGTGGACCCGCGCGACGTGGACCTTGGCACCTGCGGCATGGTGCTGGAGAAGAACGGCGACATCGTCGCCACCGGCGCGGGCGCCGCCGCCCTGGGTCACCCGGCCAATGCCGTGGCCTGGCTGGCCAACACGCTGGGCGCGCTGGGCATTGCGCTGGAGGCCGGCGAGGTCGTGCTCTCGGGCTCGCTCGGAATCATGGTGCCGGTCAAGGCCGGCGACAACCTGCGCGTGACCATCGGCGGCATCGGCGGCTGCTCGGTGCGTTTTGTATGA
- a CDS encoding heme-binding protein — MSQHRAQHSVEQRAITAEAALAAVAAAVARAGELGIRVNVAVTDASGVLAAFLRMPGAFLHSVDIAIDKAYTAAGFGFATSQWAGILQGDEALRLGMPQRPRNVVFGGGLPLREGGVLIGGIGVSGGSAEQDELCARAAIDALGLDS; from the coding sequence ATGTCGCAACACAGGGCACAACACAGCGTCGAACAACGCGCCATCACCGCCGAAGCGGCGCTCGCCGCCGTGGCGGCGGCCGTGGCCCGAGCCGGTGAGCTGGGCATACGCGTCAATGTTGCCGTGACCGACGCCTCGGGCGTGCTCGCGGCCTTTCTGCGCATGCCCGGGGCCTTTCTGCACTCGGTGGACATCGCCATCGACAAGGCCTACACCGCGGCCGGCTTTGGCTTTGCCACCTCGCAGTGGGCCGGCATCCTGCAGGGCGACGAGGCGCTGCGCTTAGGCATGCCCCAGCGCCCGCGCAACGTCGTCTTCGGCGGCGGCCTGCCGCTGCGCGAGGGCGGGGTGCTGATTGGCGGCATCGGCGTCTCGGGCGGCAGCGCCGAGCAGGACGAGCTTTGCGCCCGCGCGGCCATTGACGCGCTGGGCCTGGACAGTTGA
- a CDS encoding tripartite tricarboxylate transporter substrate binding protein, which yields MQRRDFMAAGVLAALGAGLPGAARAQAAYPTRPVRLVVPFPPGGPTDIMGRTAAKAMGDRLGQQFVVENKAGAGGNIGTDAVAKAAPDGYTIGLSAISSLAIAPHLYASLPFNVEKDLVPISLVGTTPCALVVHPSAPFTDLQGMVAYAKANPGKLSYATSGVGTSNHLAAELLQSVAGIQLTSVPYKGSSQIVPDLLSGTVMMSMESSLATTLQHVRAGRLKAIAVTSPQRAKALPDVPTVAEAGYPGFAVETWFGLIAPAGTPPAIVNRLHDAWAAGANLPEAQIAFDNISANLRVTTPQQFADFMAAESHRWGELIRRLGLKAG from the coding sequence ATGCAGCGACGTGATTTCATGGCCGCCGGCGTGCTGGCCGCGCTCGGCGCCGGCCTGCCTGGCGCAGCCAGGGCACAGGCCGCCTACCCGACCCGGCCGGTGCGCCTGGTCGTGCCCTTCCCGCCAGGCGGGCCCACCGACATCATGGGCCGCACGGCAGCCAAGGCCATGGGCGACCGGCTGGGCCAGCAGTTTGTGGTCGAGAACAAGGCCGGCGCGGGCGGCAACATCGGCACCGACGCCGTGGCCAAGGCCGCGCCCGACGGCTACACCATAGGCCTGTCGGCCATCAGCAGCCTGGCGATTGCGCCGCACCTCTACGCCAGCCTGCCGTTCAACGTCGAGAAGGATCTGGTGCCGATCTCGCTCGTCGGTACCACGCCCTGCGCGCTGGTCGTGCACCCCAGTGCGCCGTTTACCGACCTCCAGGGCATGGTGGCCTACGCCAAGGCCAATCCCGGCAAACTCAGCTACGCGACATCGGGCGTGGGCACCAGCAACCATCTGGCGGCCGAGCTGCTGCAATCCGTGGCCGGCATACAGCTGACCAGCGTGCCCTACAAGGGCTCGAGCCAGATCGTGCCCGATCTGCTCTCGGGCACGGTGATGATGAGCATGGAAAGCTCGCTCGCCACCACCCTGCAGCATGTGCGCGCCGGCAGGCTCAAGGCGATTGCCGTGACCTCGCCGCAGCGCGCCAAGGCCCTGCCCGACGTGCCCACCGTGGCCGAAGCGGGTTACCCCGGCTTTGCGGTAGAGACCTGGTTTGGACTGATCGCGCCGGCCGGCACGCCGCCCGCCATCGTCAACAGGCTGCACGACGCCTGGGCAGCAGGCGCCAACCTGCCCGAGGCGCAGATCGCCTTCGACAACATCTCGGCCAACCTGCGCGTGACCACGCCGCAGCAGTTTGCCGACTTCATGGCCGCCGAGAGCCACCGCTGGGGCGAGCTGATCCGCAGGCTGGGCCTCAAGGCCGGCTGA
- a CDS encoding acetaldehyde dehydrogenase (acetylating) — translation MSKKIKCALIGPGNIGTDLLAKLQRSPVLEPVWMVGIDPESDGLKRAREMGIKTTHEGVDGLVPHMKADGVQIVFDATSAYVHAENSRKVNEQGAMMIDLTPAAIGPYCVPPVNLPEHVGRREMNVNMVTCGGQATIPMVAAVSRVQAVSYAEIVATVSSRSAGPGTRKNIDEFTRTTAGAIERVGGAKKGKAIIIINPAEPPLIMRDTVHCLVEGEPDQAAITESIHAMLREVQKYVPGYKLVNGPVFDGQRVSVYLEVEGLGDYLPKYAGNLDIMTAAAARTAEMFAEEILAGKLTLQAA, via the coding sequence ATGAGCAAGAAGATCAAATGCGCCCTGATAGGCCCGGGCAACATCGGCACCGACCTCTTGGCCAAGCTGCAGAGAAGCCCCGTGCTCGAGCCCGTATGGATGGTGGGCATAGACCCCGAGTCGGATGGCTTGAAGCGCGCGCGCGAGATGGGCATCAAGACCACGCATGAAGGCGTGGACGGCCTCGTGCCCCACATGAAGGCGGACGGCGTGCAAATCGTCTTCGACGCCACCAGCGCCTACGTGCACGCCGAGAACTCGCGCAAGGTCAACGAACAGGGCGCGATGATGATCGACCTCACGCCCGCGGCCATCGGCCCCTACTGCGTGCCGCCGGTGAACCTGCCCGAACATGTGGGCCGGCGCGAGATGAACGTCAACATGGTCACCTGCGGCGGCCAGGCCACGATCCCTATGGTGGCGGCCGTCTCGCGCGTGCAGGCCGTCTCCTACGCCGAAATCGTCGCCACGGTATCGAGCCGCTCGGCCGGCCCCGGCACCAGGAAGAACATCGACGAATTCACCCGCACCACGGCCGGCGCCATCGAGCGCGTGGGCGGCGCCAAAAAGGGCAAGGCCATCATCATCATCAACCCGGCCGAGCCCCCGCTCATCATGCGCGACACCGTGCACTGCCTGGTCGAGGGCGAGCCCGACCAGGCCGCCATCACCGAGAGCATTCACGCCATGCTGCGTGAGGTGCAGAAATACGTGCCCGGCTACAAACTCGTCAACGGCCCGGTGTTCGACGGCCAGCGCGTCAGCGTGTACCTGGAGGTCGAAGGCCTGGGCGACTACCTGCCCAAGTACGCCGGCAACCTGGACATCATGACGGCCGCCGCCGCCCGCACCGCCGAGATGTTTGCCGAGGAAATCCTCGCCGGCAAGCTCACCCTGCAAGCCGCCTGA
- a CDS encoding transporter, with translation MKKTSIAAAALALCGLWAAGGAQAEGHYVAGVEGLQAASVPPPGMYYLGYLVNYQIDDFRAPGTSSNLPGHNRGTVTALANRFVWMTGHKLLGADYGVEAIVPVLRTSLTINAAGISDSRSGVGDIYLGPLVLGWHGPQWDAVAAAGLWLDNASTSSPASPGKGFKSTMLTGGLTYYFDGAKTISGAALARYEFNGRNDAGRRPGDQLTVEWSLGKSFGAVSAGLVGYSQWQTTNDSGAGASTHKSARHAVGAELVYPVPGAGLFLKGALYKEVSAKAGTGPESKGSLLRFSLVKAF, from the coding sequence ATGAAGAAAACCTCCATCGCCGCTGCGGCGCTCGCCCTGTGCGGGCTGTGGGCCGCAGGCGGCGCCCAGGCCGAGGGCCACTACGTCGCCGGCGTCGAAGGCCTGCAGGCGGCCAGCGTGCCGCCACCGGGCATGTACTACCTGGGCTATCTGGTGAACTACCAGATCGACGACTTCCGCGCCCCTGGCACCAGCAGCAACCTGCCCGGCCACAACCGCGGCACCGTCACGGCCCTGGCCAACCGCTTCGTCTGGATGACCGGGCACAAGCTGCTGGGGGCCGACTATGGCGTGGAGGCCATCGTGCCCGTGCTGCGCACCTCGCTGACCATCAACGCCGCCGGCATTTCCGACTCGCGCAGCGGCGTGGGCGACATCTACCTCGGCCCCCTGGTGCTCGGCTGGCACGGCCCGCAGTGGGACGCCGTGGCGGCCGCCGGCCTGTGGCTGGACAACGCCAGCACCAGCTCCCCAGCCTCGCCCGGCAAGGGCTTCAAGAGCACCATGCTCACGGGCGGGCTGACGTACTACTTCGACGGCGCCAAGACCATCTCCGGCGCGGCCCTGGCGCGCTATGAGTTCAACGGCAGAAACGACGCGGGCCGTCGCCCCGGCGACCAGCTGACCGTGGAGTGGAGCCTGGGCAAGTCCTTCGGCGCCGTCTCGGCCGGCCTCGTCGGCTACAGCCAGTGGCAGACCACGAACGACAGCGGCGCGGGCGCCAGCACCCACAAGTCCGCGCGCCACGCCGTGGGCGCCGAGCTGGTCTACCCCGTGCCGGGCGCGGGCCTGTTCCTCAAGGGCGCGCTGTACAAGGAGGTGAGCGCCAAGGCCGGCACCGGCCCCGAGTCCAAGGGCTCGCTGCTGCGCTTCTCGCTCGTCAAGGCGTTTTAA
- the dmpG gene encoding 4-hydroxy-2-oxovalerate aldolase produces MTKTITLHDMTLRDGMHPKRHLMTLEQMKSVAQGLDQAGMPLIEVTHGDGLGGSSVNYGFPAHSDEEYLGAVIPLMKQAKVSALLLPGIGTVDHLKMAHELGVATIRVATHCTEADVSEQHITMARKLNMDTVGFLMMAHMNNAEGLVKQAKLMEGYGANCIYVTDSAGYLLPDQVKERIAAVRAALKPETELGFHGHHNLAMGVANSVAAIEAGANRIDAAAAGLGAGAGNTPMEVLVAVLDRMGIQTGVDVWKIQDVAEDLVVPLMDFPIRIDRDALTLGYAGVYGSFLLFAKRAEKKYGVPARELLLELGRRGMVGGQEDMIEDTAITMARARGLNVA; encoded by the coding sequence ATGACAAAGACAATCACCCTGCACGACATGACGCTGCGCGACGGCATGCACCCCAAGCGCCACCTCATGACGCTCGAGCAAATGAAGTCCGTGGCCCAGGGCCTCGACCAAGCGGGCATGCCGCTGATCGAGGTCACCCACGGCGACGGCCTGGGCGGCAGCTCGGTCAACTACGGCTTTCCGGCCCACAGCGACGAGGAATACCTGGGCGCCGTGATTCCGCTGATGAAGCAGGCCAAGGTCTCGGCCCTGCTGCTGCCGGGCATAGGCACCGTGGATCACCTCAAGATGGCCCACGAGCTCGGCGTCGCCACCATCCGCGTGGCCACGCACTGCACCGAGGCGGACGTCTCCGAGCAGCACATCACCATGGCCCGCAAGCTGAACATGGACACCGTCGGCTTCCTCATGATGGCGCACATGAACAACGCCGAGGGCCTGGTGAAACAGGCCAAGCTGATGGAAGGCTACGGCGCCAACTGCATCTACGTCACCGACTCGGCCGGCTACCTGCTGCCCGACCAGGTCAAGGAGCGCATCGCCGCCGTGCGTGCAGCGCTCAAGCCCGAGACGGAGCTGGGCTTTCATGGCCACCACAACCTGGCCATGGGCGTGGCCAACAGCGTGGCGGCGATTGAGGCCGGCGCCAACCGCATCGACGCCGCGGCCGCGGGCCTGGGCGCGGGCGCGGGCAACACGCCCATGGAGGTGCTGGTGGCCGTGCTCGACCGCATGGGCATTCAAACCGGCGTGGATGTCTGGAAGATCCAGGACGTGGCCGAGGACCTGGTGGTGCCGCTGATGGACTTCCCGATTCGCATCGACCGCGACGCGCTCACCCTGGGCTACGCCGGGGTGTACGGCAGCTTCCTGCTGTTTGCCAAGCGCGCCGAGAAGAAGTACGGCGTGCCCGCGCGCGAGCTGCTGCTGGAGCTGGGCCGGCGCGGCATGGTCGGCGGCCAGGAGGACATGATCGAAGACACGGCCATCACCATGGCGCGTGCGCGTGGGCTGAACGTGGCTTGA